One segment of Campylobacter concisus DNA contains the following:
- the fabI gene encoding enoyl-ACP reductase FabI: protein MILKGKKGLIVGVANAKSIAYGIAKACHDQGAQMAFTYLNDALKKRVEPIAEEFGSKFVYELDVNNPAHLDGLADRIKADLGEIDFVVHAVAYAPKEALEGEFVNTTKEAFDIAMGTSVYSLLSLTRAVLPVLKEGGSVLTLTYLGGPKFVPHYNVMGVAKAALESSVRYLAHDLGAKNIRVNAISAGPIKTLAASGIGDFRMILRYNEVNSPLKRNVTTEDVGNSAMYLLSDLASGVTGEVHYVDCGYNIMGMGDVATDTEGNTILAWDVK, encoded by the coding sequence ATGATACTAAAAGGCAAAAAGGGCCTCATCGTCGGCGTCGCTAACGCCAAGTCAATAGCTTACGGCATCGCAAAAGCTTGTCACGATCAAGGTGCGCAAATGGCGTTTACATATCTAAATGACGCTCTTAAAAAACGTGTAGAGCCGATCGCAGAGGAGTTTGGGAGTAAATTCGTCTATGAGCTTGACGTAAACAATCCTGCTCATCTTGACGGTCTTGCGGATCGCATCAAAGCAGACCTTGGTGAGATCGATTTTGTTGTGCACGCAGTGGCCTATGCGCCCAAAGAAGCACTTGAAGGCGAGTTCGTAAACACGACTAAAGAAGCCTTTGACATTGCGATGGGCACGAGCGTGTATTCGTTACTAAGCCTTACTCGTGCGGTCCTACCGGTGCTAAAAGAGGGCGGTTCGGTGCTAACTCTTACATACCTTGGCGGACCAAAATTTGTGCCACACTACAACGTAATGGGCGTTGCCAAAGCGGCACTTGAAAGCTCAGTTCGCTACCTAGCACACGACCTTGGCGCTAAAAATATTCGCGTAAATGCGATCAGCGCAGGCCCAATTAAAACGCTTGCCGCAAGTGGAATAGGCGATTTTAGGATGATTTTACGCTACAACGAAGTAAATAGCCCGCTAAAACGCAACGTCACCACAGAAGACGTCGGCAACAGCGCTATGTATCTGCTTAGCGACCTAGCTAGCGGCGTAACAGGCGAGGTTCATTACGTAGACTGCGGCTATAACATCATGGGTATGGGCGACGTGGCTACCGACACCGAGGGTAACACG
- a CDS encoding triose-phosphate isomerase encodes MRFLANLKCNHTRASFAKYAQILDANLSTNDNVTVFPPFSALDLAAHKFKLGAQNFYPCESGAHTGEIGKAMLDEFGVKSVLIGHSERRELGESEEFLRAKFDFAAEVGWQIIYCIGENLSVNEAGGTKEFLAEQLKNIDLGYERLLIAYEPIWAIGTGKSASAEQIEEILNFIREKTSAPLLYGGSVNVANIGGIAGIASCDGVLVGTASWDASGFLELISASSR; translated from the coding sequence GTGAGGTTTTTAGCAAATTTAAAGTGCAATCACACGAGAGCTAGCTTTGCTAAATATGCTCAAATTTTAGACGCAAATTTAAGCACAAACGACAACGTGACGGTTTTTCCTCCGTTTAGCGCGCTTGATCTTGCGGCTCATAAATTTAAACTCGGCGCGCAAAATTTCTACCCGTGCGAAAGCGGCGCTCACACCGGGGAGATCGGCAAGGCGATGCTGGACGAGTTTGGCGTAAAAAGCGTGTTGATCGGACACTCCGAACGACGCGAGCTGGGCGAGAGCGAGGAGTTCTTGCGCGCTAAATTTGACTTCGCCGCAGAGGTGGGCTGGCAGATCATCTACTGCATCGGCGAAAATTTGAGCGTGAACGAAGCTGGCGGCACGAAGGAGTTTTTGGCCGAACAGCTAAAAAATATCGACCTTGGCTACGAGCGGCTGCTGATCGCCTACGAGCCAATTTGGGCGATAGGCACGGGCAAGAGCGCGAGCGCAGAGCAGATAGAGGAGATTTTAAATTTCATCCGCGAGAAGACGAGCGCGCCGCTACTTTACGGCGGCAGCGTAAACGTCGCAAATATCGGCGGGATAGCGGGAATTGCAAGCTGTGATGGAGTATTAGTAGGAACGGCCAGCTGGGACGCCTCTGGTTTCTTGGAACTTATTAGCGCGTCATCTCGCTGA
- a CDS encoding phosphoglycerate kinase yields MSEILSINDLELGGAKVFVRCDFNVPMDEFLNITDDRRIRSAIPTIRYCLDNGCSVVLASHLGRPKNGFEEKFSLRGVAKRLSRLLDRDVIFAEDVIGADAKAKAAALKPGEILLLENLRFEKGETKNDEALAAELAKYGEFYINDAFGVCHRAHSSVEAITKFYDKKHKAAGFLLQKEINFAQNLIKHPARPFVAVVGGSKVSGKLQALHNLLPRVDKLIIGGGMAFTFLKSLGENIGNSLLEEDLIEDAREILRKGRELGVKIYLPVDVVAAQTFSAESAVKFVPAQEIPSGWMGLDIGPASIRLFKEVIADAQTIWWNGPMGVFEMDKFSKGSIKMSHAIIDTHATTVVGGGDTADVVERAGDADEMTFISTGGGASLELIEGKELPGIKPLRKAAE; encoded by the coding sequence ATGAGTGAAATTTTATCGATCAACGATCTTGAACTTGGCGGCGCAAAAGTATTTGTTAGGTGCGATTTTAACGTGCCGATGGATGAGTTTTTAAACATCACCGACGACCGCCGTATCCGCTCGGCGATCCCTACTATCCGCTACTGCCTAGATAACGGTTGCAGCGTGGTTTTGGCTAGCCACCTAGGACGCCCTAAAAACGGCTTTGAGGAGAAATTTTCGCTGCGAGGCGTGGCAAAGAGGCTTTCGAGGCTACTTGATAGAGACGTGATTTTTGCCGAGGACGTCATCGGCGCGGACGCCAAAGCTAAAGCCGCCGCGCTAAAACCTGGCGAAATTTTGCTTCTTGAAAATTTACGCTTCGAAAAGGGCGAGACCAAAAACGACGAGGCGTTAGCCGCTGAGCTAGCTAAATACGGCGAATTTTACATAAACGACGCGTTTGGCGTCTGCCACAGGGCGCATAGCTCGGTCGAGGCGATCACTAAATTTTACGACAAGAAGCACAAAGCGGCGGGATTTTTGCTACAAAAAGAGATAAATTTTGCTCAAAATCTCATCAAACACCCTGCGCGCCCGTTTGTGGCGGTCGTTGGCGGCAGTAAGGTAAGCGGCAAGCTACAAGCCCTACACAACCTGCTTCCGCGCGTGGATAAGCTGATAATCGGCGGCGGTATGGCGTTTACGTTTTTAAAATCGCTCGGCGAAAATATCGGAAATTCGCTACTCGAAGAAGACCTCATCGAGGATGCGCGAGAAATTTTACGCAAGGGCAGGGAGCTTGGCGTTAAAATTTACCTGCCAGTAGACGTCGTCGCAGCTCAGACTTTTTCAGCAGAAAGCGCCGTGAAATTCGTCCCCGCGCAAGAGATCCCAAGCGGCTGGATGGGGCTAGATATCGGACCGGCGTCCATTAGGCTCTTTAAAGAGGTCATCGCCGATGCACAAACCATCTGGTGGAATGGGCCGATGGGCGTTTTTGAGATGGATAAATTTAGCAAAGGCAGCATCAAAATGAGCCACGCCATCATCGACACTCACGCGACTACGGTCGTGGGCGGCGGCGATACGGCCGACGTAGTAGAGCGTGCGGGAGATGCCGACGAGATGACCTTTATCTCGACTGGAGGCGGCGCTAGTCTGGAGCTAATAGAAGGCAAAGAGCTACCGGGCATAAAACCGCTTAGAAAGGCTGCGGAGTGA
- the gap gene encoding type I glyceraldehyde-3-phosphate dehydrogenase — MSVKVAINGFGRIGRCAARIILERDDVELVAINDTATRDMTRYLLKYDSVHGEFKQDVKVINDEFIEVNGKKIRVFSTRDLNELGYADYGADVVLECTGKFLTTEKCEPYLARGIKKVVMSAPAKDDTATFVVGVNDDKYAGEAIVSNASCTTNGLAPVAKVLNDKFGIVKGLMTTIHAYTNGQSLVDVKAKDFRRSRAAALNIGPTTTGAAKAIAKVLPELNGKMHGQSVRVPVANVSMVDLTAVLKRPASKEEINEAFRAAAESNLSGILFVDDDYRVSSDFCTSTYSSIVASDTTQVIAGDMVKVFAWYDNEWGYSTRLVDLAKIVATK, encoded by the coding sequence ATGTCAGTTAAAGTAGCAATAAACGGCTTCGGGCGTATCGGCAGGTGCGCTGCTCGTATTATTTTAGAGCGAGATGACGTTGAGCTTGTCGCTATCAACGACACCGCAACAAGGGATATGACGAGGTATTTGCTCAAATACGACAGCGTACACGGCGAATTTAAACAAGACGTTAAGGTGATAAACGACGAATTTATAGAAGTAAATGGTAAAAAGATAAGAGTTTTTTCAACAAGAGATCTAAACGAGCTGGGCTACGCAGACTACGGCGCAGACGTGGTTTTGGAGTGTACGGGCAAGTTTTTGACTACCGAAAAATGCGAGCCCTATCTAGCTCGCGGCATCAAAAAAGTCGTCATGAGCGCTCCGGCAAAAGACGATACGGCGACGTTCGTAGTCGGCGTAAATGACGATAAATATGCAGGCGAAGCGATCGTTTCAAACGCAAGCTGCACCACAAACGGCCTAGCTCCCGTCGCAAAGGTGCTAAACGATAAATTTGGCATCGTAAAAGGGCTGATGACCACGATCCACGCCTATACAAACGGACAGAGCCTAGTAGACGTAAAGGCCAAAGACTTCCGCCGCTCGCGCGCTGCGGCCCTAAATATCGGGCCGACGACTACCGGAGCCGCAAAAGCGATCGCAAAAGTACTTCCAGAGCTAAACGGCAAGATGCACGGACAAAGCGTGCGCGTGCCGGTCGCTAACGTTTCTATGGTCGATCTAACGGCGGTTTTAAAAAGACCTGCTAGCAAAGAGGAGATAAACGAGGCGTTTAGAGCGGCTGCTGAGTCGAATTTAAGTGGAATTTTATTCGTCGATGACGATTATAGGGTTAGCAGCGACTTTTGCACGAGCACATACAGCAGCATCGTAGCGAGCGATACTACGCAGGTCATAGCGGGCGATATGGTGAAGGTCTTTGCGTGGTACGACAACGAGTGGGGCTACTCGACAAGGCTTGTGGACCTAGCTAAGATCGTGGCTACTAAGTAA
- the nadD gene encoding nicotinate (nicotinamide) nucleotide adenylyltransferase, with the protein MKLALFGGSFDPVHLGHDSIVKMALSGLDIDKLIIMPTFISPFKSEFSAPPELRLKWIREIWGGLEKVEISDYEINLARPVPTIETVKYLYEKFKIEKFYLIIGADHLATLDKWHGYEELKSLVQFVIAKRNHIEIPRNLQKMDVHVDVSSSQIRHQKGLDELPSKIKDEIINFYQGLKMQERSMQERTESIVKVLDAKKAEEIQVFDMSGDDYFVKAVIIATTLGERHAYSLSEDLKEELKPLGEKFIGTESSPDWIVMDLGDILIHLLSPAYRAKYNIEEFLQKLKTNKES; encoded by the coding sequence ATGAAGTTAGCACTTTTTGGCGGGAGCTTTGATCCGGTTCATTTAGGACACGATAGCATTGTGAAAATGGCACTAAGTGGCCTTGATATCGACAAGCTCATCATCATGCCAACTTTTATAAGCCCCTTTAAGAGTGAATTTTCAGCTCCGCCAGAGCTTCGCCTAAAGTGGATAAGAGAAATTTGGGGCGGCCTAGAGAAGGTCGAGATCTCAGACTATGAGATAAATTTAGCTCGCCCAGTGCCTACCATAGAGACGGTTAAGTATTTGTATGAGAAATTCAAGATAGAAAAATTTTATCTCATAATAGGCGCAGACCACCTAGCCACACTTGATAAATGGCATGGCTACGAGGAGCTAAAAAGCTTAGTGCAGTTTGTGATCGCCAAGCGCAATCACATAGAAATTCCACGTAATTTACAAAAAATGGACGTGCACGTGGATGTTAGCTCGTCACAGATCAGGCACCAAAAGGGGCTTGATGAGCTGCCTAGTAAGATAAAAGATGAAATTATAAATTTTTACCAAGGATTAAAGATGCAAGAGAGATCGATGCAAGAGCGCACCGAAAGTATAGTTAAGGTTTTAGATGCAAAAAAGGCTGAAGAGATACAAGTGTTTGATATGAGCGGGGATGATTATTTCGTAAAAGCCGTAATTATCGCTACAACGCTTGGCGAGAGGCACGCTTACTCACTGAGCGAGGATCTAAAAGAGGAGCTTAAACCTCTTGGAGAGAAATTTATAGGCACGGAGAGCTCGCCTGATTGGATCGTGATGGACCTTGGCGACATTTTGATACACCTTTTAAGCCCAGCCTACAGAGCAAAATACAACATCGAAGAGTTTTTGCAAAAACTAAAAACTAACAAAGAGTCTTAA
- a CDS encoding YeiH family protein — MSHKFLAVLILALICIISFALSNTLLAKFHTSPLIISIILGAIFANLFTKQTQILKSSGVVAIAGKQILRLGIILFGFNISLGEITSVGTLGVIYAAFMVFATFCFALFTAKALGLSKDSAVLIGSGASICGAAAVMATQNEIKADANKLAIAICTVVLFGTIGMLIYPFIANFLALTPQQTGFFIGGSLHEVAHVVAASAAFDGTASSTAVIIKMLRVIMLVPFLFLLNFLNLSQNSGGSKLKSIPWFALFFLVAICVRSLPFFPENLVQILKLAASICLCVAMCALGFGIDRSIFKATGKKPFLLAFFIFLWLICSSLVFVKTLC; from the coding sequence ATGTCTCATAAATTTCTTGCTGTGCTTATTCTAGCGCTCATATGCATCATTTCTTTTGCACTCTCAAACACACTTTTAGCTAAATTTCACACCAGCCCGCTCATCATCTCTATCATTTTAGGCGCCATTTTTGCAAATCTTTTTACCAAACAGACTCAAATTTTAAAAAGTAGTGGCGTCGTAGCGATCGCTGGGAAGCAAATTTTAAGGCTTGGTATCATACTTTTTGGCTTTAACATAAGTCTTGGCGAGATCACAAGTGTCGGCACTCTTGGCGTTATATACGCAGCTTTTATGGTTTTTGCGACCTTTTGCTTTGCGCTTTTTACCGCCAAAGCCTTGGGGCTTAGCAAGGATAGCGCTGTGCTCATTGGCTCAGGGGCAAGTATATGCGGTGCAGCTGCTGTTATGGCTACTCAAAATGAGATAAAAGCAGACGCAAACAAGCTTGCTATCGCCATTTGTACGGTGGTACTTTTTGGGACGATTGGTATGCTTATCTATCCATTTATCGCCAATTTTCTAGCTCTCACGCCGCAACAAACTGGCTTTTTTATCGGCGGCTCACTTCACGAAGTAGCTCATGTAGTGGCAGCCTCAGCAGCATTTGACGGCACAGCAAGCAGCACCGCCGTCATCATAAAAATGCTTCGCGTAATCATGCTAGTACCTTTTTTGTTTTTGCTAAATTTCTTAAATTTAAGCCAAAATAGCGGTGGCTCAAAGCTAAAGAGCATACCTTGGTTTGCGCTATTTTTCTTAGTGGCGATCTGCGTTAGATCTTTGCCATTTTTTCCTGAAAATTTGGTGCAAATTTTAAAGCTAGCCGCTAGTATCTGCCTTTGCGTCGCGATGTGTGCTTTAGGATTTGGGATAGATAGAAGCATTTTTAAAGCGACGGGCAAAAAGCCATTTTTGCTAGCATTTTTTATATTTTTATGGCTTATTTGCTCATCGCTTGTCTTTGTTAAGACTCTTTGTTAG
- a CDS encoding sugar transferase yields MIILGEKYAFTGLELEKLRKKFGQVNFLSHENSDAKALRSALENLIKSGDQRLIVLNTAKPVDGKLVRFLTLLQFKTKYKKIKFLNVENFLEIYLHKCYIPENGENLNFLDEIRPYGAFDYALKRMIDYAGCLILFILLFGLKFYVKRKIDEQSPGSLYFLQSRVGLDNKEFECIKFRSMMEDAEKDGAKFASENDERVFEFGEFMRKTRVDEVPQCINVFRGQMHLIGPRPERRHWINFFEKEIPYYNERHIVRPGITGWAQVNYPYGSNTHDAKQKLMYDLYYIKHWSLWLEIKIIVKTIAIVFEKKGV; encoded by the coding sequence ATGATCATCCTTGGCGAAAAATATGCTTTTACCGGCCTAGAACTAGAAAAGCTTAGAAAGAAATTTGGTCAAGTAAATTTTTTATCCCATGAAAATAGTGACGCAAAAGCCTTGCGAAGCGCACTAGAAAATCTCATAAAATCAGGCGATCAAAGGCTAATCGTGCTAAATACCGCAAAGCCAGTTGATGGCAAACTGGTGAGATTTCTCACGCTTTTGCAGTTTAAAACGAAGTATAAAAAGATAAAATTTCTAAACGTAGAGAATTTTTTAGAAATTTATCTGCACAAATGTTATATCCCAGAAAATGGCGAAAACCTTAATTTTTTAGATGAGATAAGGCCTTATGGTGCCTTTGATTACGCACTCAAGCGAATGATCGATTATGCTGGCTGCTTGATACTTTTTATCTTGCTTTTTGGTCTAAAATTTTATGTAAAGAGAAAGATAGATGAGCAATCACCTGGAAGCCTTTACTTTTTACAAAGTAGAGTTGGGCTAGATAACAAGGAATTTGAGTGTATTAAATTTCGCTCGATGATGGAAGATGCCGAGAAAGATGGGGCAAAATTTGCTAGCGAAAATGACGAGAGAGTATTTGAGTTTGGAGAATTTATGAGAAAAACTCGTGTAGACGAGGTGCCGCAATGTATAAATGTCTTTCGAGGACAAATGCATCTAATAGGGCCAAGGCCTGAGCGAAGACACTGGATAAATTTCTTTGAAAAAGAGATACCATACTACAACGAACGTCATATCGTTCGCCCTGGGATTACCGGCTGGGCACAGGTAAACTACCCTTATGGCTCAAATACACACGACGCCAAACAAAAACTAATGTATGATCTTTACTACATCAAACACTGGTCACTTTGGCTGGAGATAAAGATCATAGTAAAAACTATTGCGATTGTATTTGAGAAAAAAGGCGTTTAA
- the argS gene encoding arginine--tRNA ligase: MKNKIKAEISKVLEREFVLEKPKDKNLAHYATPLFSLAKELRKSPAMIASEFADKFSDSKIVEASAVNGYLNFKLKSKFLDEISKQILLDSENFAKEDVKKDSYLIEYISANPTGPLHIGHVRGTVYGDTLARLGKRLGYAISTEYYINDAGNQIDLLGTSISLAAKEQLFNESVVYPEKYYRGDYILDIAKLANEKFGKEIFYDESRNLELAEFGKDIVLEIIKKDLADVGIFIESWASEKALYDGLEPTINKLKRSNQMYEKEGATYIASTTLGDDNDRVVVRNDGRPTYLAGDIIYHNAKFERNFDHYINIWGADHHGYIARLKAAINFLGYDENKLEVILMQMVSLLKEGKPYKMSKRAGNAVLMSDIASEIGAEALRFIFISKANTSSLEFDVDELKKEDSSNPIFYINYAHARINQVFAKAGKNVCDVINANFECLDENAKNLLFEALILPEILEDAFISRQLQKIPDYLKSLAASFHKFYNENRVVGNENEDSLLKVFAVVAISIKTAFNIMGITAKDRM; encoded by the coding sequence TTGAAAAATAAAATAAAAGCTGAAATTTCAAAGGTTTTAGAACGTGAATTTGTGCTTGAAAAGCCAAAGGATAAAAATTTAGCCCACTATGCAACGCCACTTTTTAGCCTCGCAAAGGAGCTAAGAAAGTCGCCAGCCATGATAGCTAGCGAGTTTGCCGATAAATTTAGTGATAGCAAAATAGTTGAAGCTAGTGCAGTAAATGGCTACTTAAATTTCAAGCTAAAAAGCAAGTTTTTAGATGAAATTTCAAAGCAAATTTTGCTAGACAGCGAAAATTTTGCAAAAGAAGATGTGAAAAAAGATAGCTATTTAATAGAATACATCAGCGCAAACCCAACTGGACCGCTTCACATCGGGCATGTTAGAGGCACAGTTTACGGTGATACTTTGGCAAGACTTGGTAAAAGACTTGGCTACGCTATCTCAACAGAATACTATATAAACGATGCTGGTAATCAAATCGACCTACTTGGCACTTCGATATCGCTTGCGGCAAAAGAGCAGCTTTTTAACGAAAGCGTCGTCTATCCAGAGAAATACTACCGCGGGGATTATATTTTAGATATTGCCAAGCTTGCAAATGAGAAATTTGGCAAGGAAATTTTTTATGATGAGAGTAGAAACCTCGAACTTGCCGAGTTTGGCAAGGATATCGTGCTTGAGATCATTAAAAAAGATTTAGCTGACGTTGGGATATTTATAGAGAGCTGGGCTAGTGAAAAGGCTCTTTATGACGGCCTAGAGCCAACTATAAACAAGCTAAAACGTTCAAATCAAATGTATGAAAAAGAGGGCGCTACTTATATCGCTTCGACTACGCTTGGCGATGATAACGATAGGGTTGTGGTTAGAAATGACGGCAGACCAACATATCTAGCTGGTGACATTATCTATCATAATGCTAAATTTGAGAGAAATTTTGACCACTACATAAACATTTGGGGCGCGGATCACCACGGATATATCGCAAGGCTTAAGGCTGCGATAAATTTTCTTGGATACGATGAAAACAAGCTTGAAGTGATACTTATGCAGATGGTTAGCCTGCTAAAAGAGGGCAAGCCATACAAGATGAGCAAGCGCGCTGGTAATGCCGTGCTAATGAGTGATATCGCAAGCGAGATCGGTGCTGAGGCGCTTAGATTTATCTTTATAAGCAAAGCAAATACGAGTAGTTTGGAATTTGACGTGGATGAGCTTAAAAAAGAGGATAGCTCAAACCCTATCTTTTATATAAACTACGCTCATGCTAGGATAAATCAAGTCTTCGCAAAGGCTGGGAAAAACGTTTGTGACGTGATAAATGCAAATTTTGAATGCCTAGATGAAAATGCTAAAAATTTACTTTTTGAGGCGCTAATCTTACCCGAAATTTTAGAGGATGCTTTTATCTCAAGACAGCTTCAAAAGATCCCAGACTATTTGAAGTCACTAGCTGCTAGTTTTCATAAATTTTATAACGAAAACCGTGTGGTTGGAAATGAAAACGAAGATAGCTTACTAAAAGTCTTTGCAGTTGTTGCTATCTCGATAAAAACAGCATTTAATATAATGGGAATTACAGCTAAAGATAGGATGTAG
- the tatA gene encoding twin-arginine translocase TatA/TatE family subunit, which yields MGSFSIGHWLVVLAIIVLLFGAKKIPELAKGLGKGIKTFKAEMEDTTPEKSEKVEHKEENADSQKIEETTKNA from the coding sequence ATGGGTTCTTTTAGTATTGGTCACTGGCTAGTTGTTTTAGCGATTATTGTTTTACTTTTTGGAGCAAAGAAGATCCCAGAACTTGCAAAAGGACTAGGCAAAGGCATAAAGACTTTTAAAGCTGAGATGGAGGATACAACACCTGAAAAAAGTGAGAAAGTCGAGCATAAAGAAGAGAATGCCGATAGTCAAAAAATAGAAGAAACAACTAAAAACGCATAG
- the gmk gene encoding guanylate kinase translates to MQGQILVVSGPSGSGKSTLLGRLLKEEKDLYFSISSTTRAKREGEVDGVDYYFIKEDEFKRGIEKGEFLEWAQVHKNYYGTSLKPVLAALEAGKIVIFDIDVQGFHIALEKFKSYITSVFITTANKKELKKRLKNRGTDSDETIENRLMNAVGEMEHILEYDYFLVNDDIEKSYKGLKSILRAMRLKSAKIDLRRVIDEWIDC, encoded by the coding sequence TTGCAAGGACAAATTTTAGTAGTTTCTGGGCCTAGTGGAAGTGGAAAAAGTACGCTTTTGGGCCGTCTTTTAAAGGAAGAGAAGGATCTTTATTTTTCTATTTCAAGCACAACTAGGGCAAAAAGAGAAGGCGAAGTCGATGGGGTGGATTACTATTTTATAAAAGAAGATGAGTTTAAAAGAGGTATAGAAAAGGGCGAATTTTTAGAATGGGCGCAGGTACATAAAAACTATTATGGAACGAGTCTAAAGCCTGTTTTAGCAGCGCTTGAGGCTGGAAAGATAGTTATATTTGACATTGATGTGCAAGGCTTTCACATCGCACTTGAAAAATTTAAAAGTTACATAACCTCAGTTTTCATCACGACCGCAAATAAAAAAGAGCTTAAAAAACGCTTGAAAAACCGCGGAACTGATAGCGACGAAACGATAGAAAATCGCCTGATGAACGCAGTTGGTGAGATGGAGCACATCTTAGAATATGATTATTTTTTGGTAAATGATGACATTGAAAAGAGTTATAAAGGATTAAAATCAATTCTTAGAGCGATGAGGTTAAAAAGCGCGAAAATAGACTTAAGACGCGTTATTGATGAGTGGATAGATTGCTAG